In a genomic window of Roseiflexus castenholzii DSM 13941:
- a CDS encoding ABC transporter substrate-binding protein, with product MKIRQYPWILLLGALMLVLAACGGQQGASPTAAPGEAPTTAPASDLPTPTPVIEFAQQPQSGQKVLVWMVRINTVENRWERDVVLPAYQQVAPDVFVKVLNINQDDIAVKREAMIAAKEPLHVWSSNWGGDGFASDRFRGLLADLTPLIERDKWDTSDFIPEVFGIYNVEGKQYGIPFLTTGSYVYYNMKLFDEAGVPYPPSDWNDKSWTWDAFLETAKKLTKNPDDPSTAVYGGVNGLWPPFDSIPMIWGKDPFTAQALETGFSDPIKLDEQTAAAFQAVHDLVYVHKVAPDQAASQALDQLGGAFLSGRVAMFMTGGWGHWNYKDIIDDPNGFCWGAAPLPWGTPDATIRATIFTDPWVVTAGMDAENTDMAWNFVKFLASAEQQRAYTLATGTPPVRQSLLNDYYKQYEKCVPAEKTKESFQGAFSHGRESSNHLLVKFDELSQTWDNLLSPFWNDPNAKASDLMPLLESDVNAALERIRKEAGR from the coding sequence ATGAAGATAAGACAGTACCCCTGGATTCTCCTGCTCGGTGCGTTGATGCTGGTGCTGGCAGCATGTGGCGGGCAACAAGGCGCCTCCCCCACGGCAGCGCCGGGCGAAGCGCCAACCACTGCGCCGGCCAGTGACCTGCCGACTCCTACGCCGGTTATTGAGTTTGCGCAGCAACCACAGTCCGGTCAGAAGGTGCTGGTCTGGATGGTGCGCATCAACACGGTCGAAAACCGCTGGGAGCGTGATGTTGTTCTGCCGGCATACCAGCAGGTCGCCCCCGATGTATTCGTGAAGGTGCTCAATATCAACCAGGACGATATCGCCGTCAAGCGTGAGGCGATGATCGCCGCCAAGGAACCGCTGCACGTCTGGTCGTCGAACTGGGGCGGCGATGGCTTCGCCAGCGACCGCTTCCGCGGCTTGCTGGCAGACCTGACGCCGCTCATCGAACGCGACAAGTGGGATACGAGCGACTTTATCCCCGAAGTGTTCGGCATCTACAACGTCGAGGGCAAGCAGTACGGCATTCCGTTCCTCACGACCGGCAGTTATGTGTACTACAACATGAAACTGTTCGACGAGGCTGGCGTGCCCTATCCGCCGAGCGACTGGAACGATAAGTCGTGGACGTGGGATGCATTCCTTGAGACTGCCAAGAAATTGACGAAGAACCCGGATGATCCGAGCACGGCGGTGTACGGCGGTGTCAACGGTTTGTGGCCCCCCTTCGACAGTATTCCGATGATCTGGGGAAAGGACCCGTTCACAGCACAAGCGCTCGAGACCGGCTTCTCCGATCCGATCAAACTGGATGAACAGACGGCTGCGGCGTTCCAGGCGGTTCACGATCTGGTCTACGTCCATAAGGTCGCGCCCGACCAGGCGGCGTCTCAGGCGCTCGATCAACTGGGTGGCGCCTTCCTCTCCGGTCGAGTCGCCATGTTTATGACCGGCGGCTGGGGTCACTGGAACTATAAGGATATCATCGACGATCCCAACGGTTTCTGCTGGGGTGCAGCGCCACTCCCCTGGGGGACGCCCGATGCCACTATCCGCGCGACGATCTTTACCGATCCCTGGGTCGTTACTGCTGGCATGGATGCAGAGAACACCGATATGGCATGGAACTTCGTGAAGTTCCTGGCATCGGCAGAGCAGCAGCGCGCTTATACCCTGGCTACCGGAACCCCGCCGGTGCGCCAGAGCCTGCTCAATGATTACTACAAGCAGTATGAGAAGTGCGTCCCGGCAGAAAAGACGAAAGAGTCGTTCCAGGGCGCCTTTAGCCACGGACGCGAGTCATCGAACCACCTGCTGGTCAAGTTCGATGAACTCAGCCAGACCTGGGATAACCTCCTGAGTCCGTTCTGGAACGATCCGAACGCGAAAGCCTCGGATCTGATGCCGCTCCTCGAGTCGGACGTCAATGCCGCTCTGGAGCGCATCCGCAAAGAGGCGGGCAGGTAA
- a CDS encoding transglycosylase domain-containing protein gives MDRTRRNRRSRLPGSAPLPPGMLRRGRAIEPDIRMGRVLARLTLAFLALGVLVSLGVAGVAYGAYSDLAASLKPRLAAIENRESFETTRLYDRNGQLLYEFFGAGKRTRVSIDQVSTYLISATVAIEDRTFFENRGVDYLGIARTLLTSLQAGEETGGASTITQQLIKNVVLSDEERRYENRYQRKLIEIILAQELSEQYSKNDILELYLNEIYYGNLAYGIEAAANVYFGIPAKDLNLPQAALLAGLPQLPNVYDPFNYLDGGVLKGVRLGDGWLSPAYRLPTGTPPPKWRQVAVLRQMVDEGIISDPVARRAAAVDLAFASQDVPLNAPHFVFYVRRLLEEEYGPQFANMGLSVYTTIDLDLQRMAQEKAAERIQELEARNIHNAAVVILQPNTGQILAMVGSIDYNKTIPTKTPGESGNVLDGQVNVTVRERQPGSALKPFTYLAAMERGMTPETVIWDVPTKFPLIAGEWYEPQNYNGRWNGPVRMRAALANSLNMPAVKALKYAGIDETISLLRRAGITTLQRGSGFYGLALTLGGGEVTPLELTTAYNTLASGGRYYPPVAILKVVDSSGRTLQEFRPTLRPQTLNPDHVAIITDMLSDDAARAPVWGLNSKLKLSRPAAVKTGTSNDWRDAWAVGYTPYVTVGVWTGNNNNEPTKKVESLTGGGVIWHNIMEELFANPKFQRLLAEPYLDGRLPLDFTKPSWLVRKPICPLPGPYHVSREELFAPDMLPAGSVPVSDTTQLCRDIFTEVQVVRLSDAPIETTSLITDTAVAAQWYCAPGEGQSIASEQVTTILTWNVPPPDPDEQIVYTWEGMQSAMGDWTVAPIVASAIPPCTAEMLTPHTPPVPGAVRMPDLRRFGENQAKEQLAALGIFNVYVDYQTRDRIPDVFDDYAPYAVVSTLPAPGEWIDPNMTVVLGVRAP, from the coding sequence ATGGACCGCACACGCCGAAACCGCCGTTCCCGATTGCCGGGAAGTGCGCCGCTGCCGCCGGGCATGTTACGGCGCGGGCGCGCCATCGAGCCGGACATACGGATGGGGCGCGTGCTGGCGCGCCTGACACTGGCATTTCTGGCGCTTGGCGTCCTCGTGTCGCTCGGAGTCGCCGGGGTGGCATACGGCGCCTACAGCGATCTTGCCGCATCGCTCAAGCCACGCCTGGCAGCCATCGAAAATCGCGAGAGTTTTGAAACAACGCGGTTGTACGACCGTAACGGTCAACTCCTCTACGAATTCTTTGGCGCAGGGAAACGCACGCGCGTATCGATTGACCAGGTTTCGACCTATCTGATCAGCGCCACCGTCGCTATCGAGGATCGCACATTCTTCGAGAATCGCGGCGTCGATTATCTTGGCATTGCGCGCACGTTGCTGACCAGCCTCCAGGCGGGCGAAGAGACCGGCGGCGCTTCGACCATTACCCAGCAGTTGATCAAGAATGTTGTTCTCAGCGACGAGGAGCGCCGGTACGAAAATCGGTATCAGCGCAAACTCATCGAGATCATTTTGGCGCAGGAACTCTCGGAGCAATACTCAAAGAACGACATTCTCGAATTGTACCTCAATGAAATTTACTACGGCAACCTGGCGTATGGCATCGAAGCCGCAGCCAATGTCTACTTCGGCATCCCGGCGAAAGACCTGAACCTGCCGCAGGCGGCGCTGCTGGCAGGATTGCCGCAGTTGCCGAATGTCTATGACCCGTTCAACTATCTTGATGGCGGTGTGCTCAAAGGTGTGCGACTGGGTGACGGTTGGCTCAGCCCGGCATACCGCCTGCCGACCGGCACGCCGCCGCCAAAGTGGCGACAGGTCGCCGTGCTGCGGCAGATGGTCGATGAAGGAATCATCTCGGACCCGGTTGCCCGCCGCGCCGCTGCGGTCGATCTTGCGTTCGCCAGCCAGGACGTGCCGCTCAATGCGCCGCATTTCGTCTTCTATGTGCGCCGTCTGCTCGAAGAAGAGTACGGTCCGCAATTTGCCAATATGGGGTTATCGGTGTACACGACCATCGACCTTGATCTCCAGCGGATGGCGCAGGAGAAGGCAGCCGAGCGCATCCAGGAACTCGAAGCGCGCAATATTCATAATGCGGCGGTTGTTATTCTTCAGCCGAACACGGGCCAGATTCTAGCGATGGTCGGTAGTATCGATTACAACAAAACGATCCCGACAAAGACTCCTGGTGAGAGCGGTAATGTGCTCGATGGGCAGGTCAATGTCACCGTGCGCGAGCGGCAGCCTGGATCGGCGCTCAAGCCGTTCACCTATCTGGCAGCGATGGAACGCGGCATGACGCCGGAAACCGTGATCTGGGACGTGCCAACGAAGTTCCCGCTGATCGCGGGTGAGTGGTACGAGCCGCAGAACTACAATGGTCGCTGGAACGGACCGGTGCGCATGCGCGCGGCGCTCGCCAACTCGCTGAATATGCCGGCGGTCAAGGCGTTGAAGTATGCAGGCATCGACGAAACGATCAGTCTGTTGCGCCGCGCCGGTATCACGACCCTTCAGCGCGGCAGCGGATTCTATGGGTTGGCGCTGACTCTGGGAGGCGGCGAAGTCACGCCGCTTGAACTGACCACCGCCTACAATACGCTGGCAAGCGGTGGACGCTACTACCCGCCGGTCGCCATTCTGAAGGTCGTCGACTCCAGCGGACGGACACTGCAAGAGTTTCGCCCGACCCTTCGCCCGCAGACGCTCAACCCGGATCATGTGGCGATCATTACCGATATGTTGAGCGACGACGCGGCGCGCGCACCAGTGTGGGGGTTGAACAGCAAACTCAAACTTTCCCGCCCGGCTGCGGTCAAAACCGGCACCTCGAACGACTGGCGCGACGCATGGGCTGTCGGGTATACGCCGTATGTGACCGTTGGCGTTTGGACCGGCAATAACAACAATGAACCGACGAAAAAAGTCGAGAGTCTGACCGGCGGCGGTGTGATCTGGCACAATATTATGGAAGAGTTGTTCGCCAATCCGAAGTTCCAACGCCTGCTCGCCGAACCGTATCTCGATGGTCGCCTGCCGCTTGATTTCACGAAACCTTCATGGCTGGTGCGTAAGCCCATCTGCCCGCTGCCGGGTCCTTACCATGTCTCGCGCGAGGAACTGTTCGCGCCCGATATGCTGCCCGCCGGTTCTGTTCCTGTCTCCGACACAACGCAACTCTGTCGCGACATCTTTACGGAAGTGCAGGTCGTGCGGTTGAGCGATGCGCCAATCGAAACGACCAGTCTCATCACCGACACTGCCGTTGCAGCACAATGGTACTGCGCACCTGGAGAAGGGCAGAGCATTGCATCCGAACAGGTGACGACCATCCTGACGTGGAACGTGCCGCCGCCGGACCCGGATGAGCAGATTGTCTACACCTGGGAAGGAATGCAGAGTGCGATGGGAGACTGGACGGTCGCACCGATTGTCGCCTCTGCCATTCCCCCATGCACGGCGGAGATGCTCACCCCTCACACGCCTCCTGTCCCAGGCGCGGTGCGCATGCCGGATCTCCGGCGCTTTGGCGAGAACCAGGCGAAGGAGCAACTGGCGGCGCTTGGCATTTTCAACGTCTACGTCGATTATCAGACACGCGACCGCATTCCCGATGTGTTCGACGACTATGCCCCGTATGCCGTCGTCAGCACGCTGCCTGCCCCTGGTGAGTGGATCGACCCGAACATGACCGTTGTGCTGGGAGTGCGCGCGCCATAG
- a CDS encoding LacI family DNA-binding transcriptional regulator translates to MRRRSTIREVASRAGVSYQTVSRVINNSPDVADATREHVLRVIAELDYHPNAQAVSLSRNRTDIVGIIVDTVTSTFFAQTIDGVVKALRRHGRFTLLATVEDATQFDVIDTLQRSRRIDGMVIVLPLANSLSLSRLTPGRVPTVHIDLQYDMDVYGITVNNYRGARLATEHLIDLGHRRIGIITGRHDIPVGQLRLDGYRAALRDHGIPFDPTLIAPGDFSFASGVAGAERLLALDPRPTAIFACNDLMAIGTLHVATRYGLRIPADLSVMGFDDTPEAALACPPLTTMRQPLRAMGEMAADLVCRLIDGEQPEQMRYTVETELVVRFSTGRCPGD, encoded by the coding sequence ATGCGACGGCGCAGCACCATTCGCGAAGTGGCATCGCGCGCAGGCGTTTCGTACCAGACTGTCTCGCGCGTGATCAACAACAGCCCCGATGTGGCGGACGCAACGCGAGAACATGTGCTGCGCGTCATTGCCGAACTCGATTACCACCCCAATGCCCAGGCCGTCAGCCTGTCACGCAATCGCACCGATATTGTCGGTATTATTGTCGATACCGTCACGTCCACCTTTTTTGCGCAAACCATCGATGGCGTGGTGAAAGCGCTCCGTCGCCATGGGCGTTTCACCTTGCTGGCGACGGTCGAAGACGCCACGCAGTTCGATGTTATCGACACCTTGCAGCGCAGCCGCCGGATCGATGGCATGGTGATCGTGTTACCGTTGGCGAATAGCCTGAGCCTGAGCCGCCTGACGCCGGGCCGCGTGCCGACCGTCCATATCGACTTGCAGTACGATATGGATGTATACGGCATCACGGTCAATAATTATCGCGGCGCGCGCCTGGCGACCGAGCACCTGATCGATCTTGGGCATCGCCGGATCGGGATCATCACCGGGCGTCACGATATTCCTGTGGGGCAACTGCGGTTGGACGGTTACCGGGCAGCACTGCGTGATCACGGCATCCCGTTCGATCCGACGCTGATAGCGCCTGGCGACTTCAGTTTTGCCAGCGGTGTTGCGGGGGCTGAGCGCCTGCTCGCGCTCGACCCGCGCCCGACGGCAATCTTTGCCTGCAACGATCTGATGGCGATTGGAACGCTGCACGTCGCCACACGCTATGGTTTGCGCATCCCTGCCGATCTGTCCGTTATGGGATTTGATGATACGCCGGAAGCGGCGCTGGCATGCCCGCCATTGACGACGATGCGCCAGCCGCTACGGGCGATGGGCGAGATGGCCGCCGATCTGGTCTGCCGCCTGATCGACGGTGAACAGCCTGAACAGATGCGGTATACCGTCGAGACGGAATTGGTGGTTCGTTTTTCGACAGGGCGCTGCCCAGGCGATTGA
- a CDS encoding carbohydrate ABC transporter permease, giving the protein MAVQTAQVPARQKRKPALFGLIPAGKIERREALWFWIFISPWVIGFLAFTLYPIVMSAYYSMTVFNVASPPVWVGFENYLDLFNDRVYWKSLQVTGYYTLLSVPLGIAFGLMLAVLLNQRVPALGVFRTLYYLPALLTGSVAVALLFSWLLNPQFGAINLIIRNLVGPNGLIPLGITGPRWLQDPNWVIPSFTLMSLWGFGGTMLIYLSALQGVPTALYEAAEIDGANRIQQFFNVTVPMISPVILFTFITGVIGAMQQFTAAYVISGGMNLGAPAYSSMFYNLYLFLNAFRRYRMGLASAQAWILLIVILLLTLAMFWASRRYVHYESDEEGAI; this is encoded by the coding sequence ATGGCGGTGCAGACGGCGCAGGTTCCAGCCCGGCAAAAGCGCAAGCCTGCCCTGTTCGGCTTGATCCCGGCTGGAAAGATCGAGCGACGCGAGGCGCTCTGGTTCTGGATCTTCATCTCGCCATGGGTCATCGGGTTTCTGGCGTTTACGCTTTACCCAATCGTCATGTCCGCCTATTACAGCATGACGGTCTTCAATGTGGCGAGTCCGCCAGTCTGGGTTGGTTTCGAGAACTACCTCGATCTGTTCAATGATCGGGTGTACTGGAAGTCGCTCCAGGTGACGGGCTACTACACCCTGTTGAGCGTTCCATTAGGCATCGCCTTTGGTTTGATGCTGGCGGTGCTGCTCAATCAGCGTGTTCCGGCGCTTGGCGTCTTTCGCACGCTCTATTACCTGCCTGCATTACTGACCGGAAGCGTTGCTGTGGCGCTGCTCTTCTCCTGGCTGCTCAACCCGCAATTCGGTGCGATCAACCTGATCATTCGCAATCTGGTCGGTCCAAATGGTCTGATCCCGCTGGGCATTACCGGCCCGCGCTGGTTGCAGGACCCGAACTGGGTCATTCCGTCGTTTACGTTGATGTCGCTCTGGGGCTTCGGCGGCACCATGCTGATCTATCTCTCGGCGCTTCAGGGTGTTCCCACCGCGTTGTATGAAGCCGCCGAAATCGACGGCGCCAACCGCATTCAGCAGTTCTTCAACGTCACTGTTCCGATGATTTCGCCGGTTATTCTCTTCACCTTCATTACCGGCGTCATTGGCGCGATGCAGCAGTTTACCGCAGCATATGTCATTTCGGGCGGCATGAACCTTGGTGCGCCCGCTTATTCGTCGATGTTCTACAACCTGTATCTCTTCCTGAATGCGTTCCGCCGCTACCGGATGGGGCTGGCATCCGCGCAGGCGTGGATCTTGCTGATCGTCATCCTGTTGCTGACTCTGGCGATGTTCTGGGCGTCACGCCGCTATGTTCACTATGAGTCGGACGAAGAGGGAGCGATCTGA
- a CDS encoding carbohydrate ABC transporter permease, producing MATQTTSSGVRPATPFVRRGLWASKRRREQIVTIISTIIVALGLIIILFPLVWMFSTSLKTRAEVAKFPPVWIPSVPQWDNYRVALTGENRFDIYFKNTLIYAGGAALGETLSCALVAYGFARLRAPGKNALFVLVLATMMLPFWVTLIPQYIIFARLGWIDTYLPLLVPKFFGSAYLIFLLRQFYKTLPKDYEEAALIDGAGYFGIWWRIIVPLSLPAVGAVAIMSFMFHYQDFMGPLLYINSQYNYPVAIGLQQFRAPFGGTAFHLLMAASLVTLIPPMVLFFLAQRYFIQGIVVTGVKG from the coding sequence ATGGCAACACAAACGACATCATCCGGCGTGCGCCCGGCGACTCCTTTCGTGCGGCGCGGTCTTTGGGCGAGTAAGCGACGACGCGAGCAGATTGTGACGATCATTTCGACGATCATTGTGGCGCTTGGGTTGATCATTATTCTGTTTCCGCTGGTGTGGATGTTTTCCACATCGTTGAAAACGCGCGCAGAAGTGGCAAAGTTCCCGCCGGTCTGGATTCCGTCCGTGCCGCAGTGGGACAACTATCGGGTGGCGCTGACCGGTGAGAACCGCTTCGATATCTACTTCAAGAACACGCTAATCTATGCTGGCGGCGCGGCATTAGGCGAAACCCTCTCGTGTGCGTTGGTGGCGTATGGCTTTGCGCGGTTGCGGGCGCCTGGCAAGAATGCGCTATTCGTGCTGGTGCTCGCTACGATGATGTTGCCTTTCTGGGTGACGCTGATCCCGCAGTATATCATTTTTGCCCGCCTGGGATGGATCGATACCTATCTCCCGCTGCTTGTGCCGAAATTCTTCGGTAGCGCCTATCTCATTTTCCTGCTCCGCCAGTTCTATAAGACGCTGCCAAAGGATTATGAGGAAGCGGCATTGATCGATGGCGCGGGATACTTCGGTATCTGGTGGCGCATTATTGTGCCATTGTCGCTGCCAGCGGTCGGTGCAGTCGCCATTATGAGCTTCATGTTCCACTATCAGGACTTCATGGGTCCGCTGCTCTACATCAATTCGCAGTACAACTATCCGGTTGCGATTGGCTTGCAACAGTTCCGCGCCCCATTCGGCGGTACAGCGTTCCATCTGCTTATGGCGGCGTCACTGGTCACACTGATTCCGCCTATGGTGCTCTTCTTCCTGGCGCAACGTTATTTCATTCAGGGCATTGTGGTCACCGGCGTGAAGGGGTAA
- a CDS encoding serine/threonine-protein kinase → MRLEDLVGRRVDRYEVIALLGRGGMAAVYRARDTALQRDVALKVLYPQFLSDASLVERFRREAVLAARLDHPGIVPIYDVGEFDGLAFIAMRLLDGPSLADLLRVRQRLTVDETVALIDQLAAALDYAHARGVVHRDIKPANIILEGLGVPLDGRDSLALDQVRLTTPGMRAILTDFGIAKALDAPGTTTTGFLIGTPEYMAPEQIRGDTRIDGRADVYALGVLAFRCLTGRSPFEGTTQEVLLGHLEGALVDPSTLDPSVPQPIGAAIRLALTRRPDDRYRTAGEFARALRSAARMEAPLPRALAAAPRPAPDMVRVAPDAPTGVGDARPPSTRQDAPPPALPPGGAQPPRRPMHPALLALLALGALILGGGGAVLAGRLLLPPASTPTLPPMVDTATPTPTFTPMPTETSTPTPTSEPTGIPTETPTATSTPTDTPVPPTPTLRPTAAPTETPTATSTPTDTPVPPTPSATPTPSQTPTATATFTPSATPTPTPCPIVPGRGFGEVWNTNATVAQRLGCPTDIERGGDRTLIEQRFEGGSMTSFLPIGDIYVLIGFARGEWQRFPYPAPLPPDTPATPTPPAGLQTPANAFGIIWAVNPGVQQNLGFALRPQSDEIEGAYQPFANGIMIYSREGLGRGKTIYVLYADGTFERYDDTFTP, encoded by the coding sequence ATGCGGCTCGAAGATCTCGTTGGGCGTCGTGTTGATCGGTATGAAGTCATCGCGCTGCTGGGTCGCGGCGGCATGGCGGCGGTCTACCGCGCGCGCGATACGGCGCTGCAACGTGATGTGGCGCTGAAAGTGCTCTACCCGCAGTTCCTCAGCGATGCCTCGCTCGTTGAACGGTTTCGGCGCGAAGCGGTGCTTGCCGCGCGTCTCGATCACCCCGGCATCGTGCCGATCTACGATGTTGGTGAGTTCGATGGGCTGGCATTCATTGCTATGCGCCTGCTCGATGGTCCTTCGCTCGCCGATCTGCTGCGGGTGCGCCAACGTCTGACAGTTGATGAGACCGTTGCGCTGATCGATCAACTGGCTGCCGCGCTCGATTACGCCCACGCGCGTGGTGTTGTTCACCGCGATATCAAACCGGCAAATATCATTCTGGAGGGGTTGGGCGTGCCATTGGACGGGCGTGACTCGCTCGCACTGGACCAGGTGCGCCTGACGACTCCGGGCATGCGCGCCATTCTGACTGACTTTGGCATTGCAAAGGCGCTTGATGCACCAGGAACGACCACAACCGGTTTTCTGATCGGCACCCCGGAATACATGGCGCCGGAACAGATCCGCGGTGACACGCGCATCGATGGGCGCGCTGATGTGTATGCGCTGGGGGTGTTGGCATTTCGCTGTCTTACCGGGCGCAGTCCGTTCGAGGGAACAACGCAGGAGGTTCTGCTGGGGCATCTCGAAGGCGCTCTTGTCGATCCATCGACGCTCGATCCGTCTGTTCCACAACCAATCGGCGCTGCGATCCGCCTGGCGCTGACGCGCCGGCCGGATGACCGCTACCGTACTGCCGGGGAATTTGCCCGCGCACTGCGATCCGCTGCGCGCATGGAAGCGCCGTTGCCGCGTGCGCTTGCCGCTGCGCCGCGACCGGCGCCAGACATGGTGCGCGTTGCTCCCGATGCGCCGACCGGTGTTGGCGATGCGCGTCCGCCTTCCACACGACAGGATGCGCCGCCTCCAGCACTGCCGCCAGGCGGGGCGCAGCCGCCGCGTCGTCCGATGCATCCGGCGCTGCTGGCGCTGCTGGCGCTTGGCGCCCTGATCCTTGGCGGCGGCGGGGCAGTGCTTGCGGGCAGATTGTTGCTTCCGCCAGCGTCGACGCCAACCCTGCCGCCGATGGTTGATACCGCCACGCCAACGCCAACATTCACACCGATGCCCACCGAAACATCCACGCCAACCCCGACGTCGGAACCAACGGGCATCCCGACAGAGACGCCAACGGCCACATCGACGCCAACCGACACGCCGGTTCCGCCAACTCCCACGCTGCGCCCAACTGCGGCGCCAACCGAGACGCCAACGGCCACATCGACGCCAACCGACACGCCGGTTCCGCCAACGCCGTCGGCCACACCAACGCCATCGCAGACGCCGACAGCAACGGCGACGTTCACCCCAAGCGCCACGCCGACGCCGACCCCCTGCCCGATTGTGCCCGGCCGCGGCTTTGGCGAGGTCTGGAACACTAACGCAACTGTGGCACAGCGCCTTGGATGCCCGACCGACATCGAGCGCGGCGGCGACCGCACGCTGATCGAGCAACGCTTCGAAGGCGGCAGCATGACCTCATTCCTGCCGATTGGCGATATTTACGTCCTGATCGGTTTTGCCCGCGGCGAGTGGCAGCGTTTCCCCTACCCGGCGCCGCTGCCGCCTGATACTCCTGCCACGCCGACGCCGCCGGCAGGCTTGCAAACGCCGGCCAATGCCTTTGGCATTATCTGGGCAGTTAATCCGGGGGTGCAGCAGAATCTCGGCTTTGCGCTGCGCCCTCAGAGTGACGAGATCGAAGGCGCATACCAGCCGTTTGCCAATGGAATAATGATCTACAGCCGTGAAGGGTTGGGACGAGGGAAAACGATCTACGTTCTGTATGCTGATGGCACATTCGAGCGGTATGATGATACGTTTACGCCATAA
- a CDS encoding outer membrane protein assembly factor BamB family protein yields MHTTGQRGLWMVAILALLGAIGYVALRPPSPASFDAALPAPTVGANLAAQAAPDNPFAQSAPASPDSPPVGEWSMEGLNPARTRAVETPIAPPLNQQRVIVTASFEEGVSPPVIARGLMLLETKDALSAIDLRTGRQRWAYRQKGAYISPAIAGDTVYFRAEQANQGQLVALELSSGRQRWAFTPKRLSAAANNYFGGHLTSPVVVEGVVYVGAGKELYALDAISGKMRWEFSAQDFITSSAAVADGRVFVSDFSYFYAIDLTSGGLIWSYPAHSAVYFSSVAAGDLVLISSGQNLIALDVRNGARRWEKSVSGKSLIPAGAQGDTVFVKTTNELFALDRSDGRELWSFRDVNYVSLPALTQEYVFVVNGMGAGASVVALDMTTGANVWSQPVPRLATTAPVIAGRAIYVRTTDGRVIELLS; encoded by the coding sequence ATGCATACCACCGGGCAACGTGGCTTGTGGATGGTCGCCATTCTCGCTCTGCTTGGCGCGATTGGCTATGTCGCGCTGCGTCCGCCCTCACCGGCGTCGTTCGATGCCGCCCTCCCCGCTCCCACCGTTGGGGCAAACCTCGCAGCGCAGGCAGCGCCGGATAACCCCTTTGCTCAATCCGCGCCGGCATCCCCTGATAGTCCGCCTGTCGGCGAATGGTCGATGGAAGGGTTGAACCCTGCGCGAACGCGCGCCGTCGAGACGCCGATTGCGCCACCGCTCAATCAGCAGCGTGTCATTGTCACCGCTTCGTTTGAAGAAGGCGTGTCGCCGCCGGTGATTGCTCGCGGTCTGATGCTGCTGGAAACGAAAGATGCCCTGAGCGCCATCGATCTGCGCACCGGTCGGCAACGCTGGGCGTACCGCCAGAAAGGCGCCTACATATCACCGGCAATCGCGGGCGATACCGTCTATTTCCGCGCCGAACAGGCAAACCAGGGGCAACTGGTGGCGCTGGAGTTGAGCAGCGGGCGGCAGCGCTGGGCGTTCACGCCCAAACGTCTGAGCGCTGCCGCCAACAACTACTTCGGCGGGCATCTGACCTCGCCGGTCGTGGTGGAGGGCGTCGTCTACGTTGGCGCCGGAAAAGAACTCTACGCCCTGGACGCCATCAGCGGCAAGATGCGCTGGGAATTCAGCGCACAGGATTTTATTACTTCATCTGCGGCAGTTGCCGACGGGCGTGTCTTCGTTTCCGACTTTTCGTATTTCTATGCGATTGATCTGACCTCAGGAGGGCTTATCTGGTCGTACCCGGCGCATTCTGCCGTCTATTTTTCTTCGGTGGCGGCGGGTGATCTGGTGTTGATCAGCAGCGGGCAAAATCTGATTGCGCTCGATGTGCGCAATGGCGCGCGTCGCTGGGAAAAGAGCGTTTCCGGCAAATCGCTCATTCCGGCCGGAGCGCAGGGTGATACCGTGTTTGTTAAGACGACGAACGAGTTATTTGCGCTCGATCGCAGTGATGGGCGTGAGTTGTGGTCGTTCCGTGATGTTAACTATGTCTCGCTGCCTGCGCTGACGCAGGAGTATGTGTTTGTTGTCAACGGCATGGGTGCGGGTGCGTCTGTGGTGGCGCTCGACATGACCACCGGCGCAAACGTCTGGTCGCAGCCGGTGCCGCGACTGGCAACTACGGCGCCGGTGATTGCCGGGCGCGCGATCTATGTGCGCACCACCGATGGCAGGGTCATCGAACTGCTGAGTTGA
- a CDS encoding MGMT family protein, translating into MSGYYDDVYDLVCRIPRGRVSTYGRIAAMTTVPRGARCVGWALHALGPAQARHVPWWRVINAAGRISNEYHAALQRALLEAEGVVFDERGSIDLKRYLWDGTTS; encoded by the coding sequence ATGTCCGGGTACTACGATGATGTCTATGATCTCGTCTGCCGTATCCCACGCGGGCGGGTCTCGACGTATGGGCGGATCGCAGCAATGACGACGGTTCCGCGCGGTGCGCGGTGCGTTGGATGGGCGTTGCACGCGCTTGGTCCGGCGCAGGCGCGCCACGTTCCCTGGTGGCGCGTCATCAACGCCGCCGGACGCATCAGCAATGAGTACCACGCTGCATTGCAACGGGCGCTCCTGGAAGCCGAAGGCGTCGTCTTCGACGAACGAGGTTCTATCGATTTGAAACGATATTTGTGGGATGGAACAACATCTTGA